A window of the Torulaspora globosa chromosome 6, complete sequence genome harbors these coding sequences:
- the JEM1 gene encoding Jem1p (ancestral locus Anc_1.297), producing MLYVLYFGFCLLASVALGESCDLKRLESLSGTLKYDATSLNQYQKIIAQLDRCTTDQDGEDIQKGVLLRRLYYRSGIIQLSLNQGLNAIESFEHAVDGDDSFSDLARSRLRKLYVEFGMWDRIDSSDDTRRAFMDLERSARSRWAASHDHSLIDGDLHKLLEISPSCLKTRSLLLETLFHRLAGSLDVLIGHEIIRNYERLLETHGSRFTLDKRLHIYHSLAIIQAFILNTEPTHLRKCLALDMDYEPCRRLALLNNKLSKINPSRSEVLDPDVYGFGNNAFDWHKLVSFYLKDQTPWIRVARRYKNNYELILAEVANAIEQLLPRGIVTGRPNATDFTKFIDMALCQAASESATDRVSAQPFCKLAMKEILPKETIEQLHKSAKKDGLDLERILTETWQSYPHLAIYMIQFILDSRKGVSSVVEDKLYHFFQHQGLSKSSKRLIQSLYHKLSSMIRIRRQKQQQRQGQHQRQRQQQQQQWFYNQQQQHQRQEHTVPPNGPRTDRDYYKILGIPESASSKQIRKAYLDFTKKYHPDKQGQLSEEEENKVHEKMSQINEAYETLYDDQKRREYDQARSTFRSGSTNQHMFRQGSPRGGTSKFGSNFAMNFKPNFKFNFG from the coding sequence ATGCTGTATGTGCTTTACTTCGGTTTCTGCTTGCTGGCATCGGTGGCTTTAGGTGAAAGCTGCGATTTGAAGCGGTTGGAATCGCTGTCAGGGACACTCAAATATGATGCCACGTCTCTGAATCAGTACCAGAAAATCATAGCTCAATTGGATAGATGTACGACTGATCAAGATGGTGAGGATATCCAGAAAGGCGTATTACTCCGCCGACTGTACTACCGTTCGGGAATCATCCAGCTTTCTCTTAACCAAGGGCTGAACGCCATTGAATCGTTCGAGCACGCTGTGGACGGCGACGATTCGTTCAGCGATCTGGCCAGGAGCAGGCTAAGAAAGTTGTATGTGGAGTTTGGAATGTGGGATAGAATCGATAGCTCCGATGACACTCGTCGCGCTTTTATGGATCTCGAGCGTTCAGCGCGGTCTAGATGGGCAGCTAGCCATGATCACTCACTGATCGATGGGGATCTACATAAGTTGTTGGAAATatctccttcttgtctcAAAACCAGGTCGCTCCTTTTGGAGACACTGTTTCACAGGTTGGCTGGAAGCTTAGACGTTTTAATTGGCCATGAAATCATAAGAAATTATGAACGCTTGCTCGAGACTCATGGTTCCAGATTTACATTAGACAAGAGACTGCATATCTACCACTCATTGGCAATTATTCAAGCTTTCATATTGAACACCGAGCCAACCCATCTCAGGAAATGCCTCGCTCTAGATATGGATTACGAGCCCTGCAGAAGATTGGCTCTTCTCAACAACAAACTCAGTAAGATCAATCCATCTCGATCGGAGGTACTGGATCCGGATGTCTACGGGTTCGGAAACAACGCTTTCGATTGGCATAAGCTGGTGTCCTTCTACCTTAAAGACCAAACACCGTGGATACGAGTTGCACGACGTTACAAGAACAACTATGAACTGATTTTGGCGGAAGTTGCAAATGCAAtcgagcaattgctgcCGCGTGGCATTGTCACAGGGAGACCTAATGCGACCGATTTTACGAAGTTTATTGACATGGCTCTTTGTCAAGCTGCCTCGGAAAGCGCTACCGACAGGGTTTCAGCTCAACCGTTTTGCAAGCTAGCTATGAAggaaattcttccaaaggAAACAATAGAACAGTTGCACAAATCCgccaagaaagatggtCTGGATCTCGAGCGCATCCTGACAGAAACGTGGCAATCCTATCCACATTTGGCCATCTATATGATCCAATTTATCCTTGATTCGCGAAAAGGCGTCTCTAGTGTAGTCGAAGACAAGCTCTATCACTTTTTCCAGCATCAAGGCTTAAGCAAGTCTTCCAAAAGATTAATTCAGAGCCTGTATCATAAGCTCAGTAGTATGATAAGAATCAGGAGacagaaacagcagcaacgTCAAGGACAGCACCAGCGTCAACgccaacagcagcaacagcaatGGTTCTACAAtcaacaacagcaacatCAGCGCCAAGAGCATACTGTGCCGCCTAATGGTCCTCGAACTGATCGAGATTATTATAAGATATTGGGGATACCGGAGAGTGCAAGTTCGAAACAAATTCGAAAAGCTTACCTAGACTTCACGAAGAAATACCACCCAGACAAGCAAGGACAGCTGtctgaggaggaagagaacAAAGTCCACGAGAAAATGTCACAGATTAACGAAGCTTACGAGACACTTTATGATGATCAGAAGCGAAGAGAATACGATCAAGCGAGAAGTACTTTCAGAAGCGGATCAACGAATCAACACATGTTTAGACAAGGCAGTCCCAGAGGTGGCACTTCAAAATTTGGCAGCAATTTTGCGATGAACTTCAAGCCCAATTTTAAATTTAATTTTGGTTGA
- the APE3 gene encoding aminopeptidase Y (ancestral locus Anc_1.298): protein MKFSLANVATAAVLLTKVGSAFVLPEFFQEAFVPIRGDEQAFWEFLWGEDELEDLDPELIEPEGFPKPHIPYFLKPMVESEKLQEKITVEDLNATALDILKIANASTKHYGHPTRVIGSPGHWKTIRYILKQFDDMKDYYEVSVQAFHALAGKIESFNLSDAKTGETFPNTTAFSLSPPAEPFVGELVQIPNLGCDASDFESVTPEPPFEKQKKKIALIERGLCPFGNKSELAGQFGYSAVVIFDNDPKAEGGLHGTLNSISKHSVSTIGVTHETGKKLIERILLNKHYFLEFAMDSYVKKIKTKNIIADTKHGDEDNIVALGAHSDSVEEGPGLNDDGSGTISLLNVAKQLTHFKINNKVRFAWWSAEEEGLLGSTYYANNLTKEENLKIRVFMDYDMMASPNYEYEVYDANNKDDPKGSEELKNLYIDYYKSKNLTYTLVPFDGRSDYVGFIENGIPAGGIATGAEKKNVNNGKVLDKCYHSLCDDISNLAWDAFLVNTQLIAHSVATYANSFEGFPERDNATVKTEVVGGEPRFKYRADYLIV, encoded by the coding sequence ATGAAGTTCTCGCTCGCCAACGTGGCCACCGCGGCTGTGCTGCTGACCAAGGTGGGTTCAGCGTTCGTTTTACCAGAGTTTTTTCAAGAGGCTTTTGTGCCAATTAGAGGCGATGAGCAAGCCTTTTGGGAGTTTTTATGGGGAGAAGATGAGTTGGAGGACTTAGACCCTGAGTTGATCGAGCCCGAAGGGTTCCCCAAGCCGCACATTCCTTACTTTCTGAAACCAATGGTTGAAAGTGAGAAGTTGCAGGAGAAGATCACGGTTGAAGACTTAAATGCGACCGCTCTCGACATCTTGAAAATCGCCAACGCTTCTACAAAGCATTATGGGCATCCTACTCGGGTTATTGGTTCTCCCGGTCATTGGAAGACTATTCGCTACATTTTGAAGCAATTTGACGATATGAAGGATTACTACGAAGTTTCTGTGCAGGCGTTCCATGCTTTGGCGGGCAAGATTGAGTCTTTCAACCTTTCAGACGCCAAGACGGGTGAAACTTTCCCCAACACCACCGCATTTTCGCTTTCTCCACCTGCAGAGCCATTCGTTGGTGAACTGGTTCAAATTCCTAATCTTGGCTGTGACGCCTCTGACTTTGAATCTGTTACTCCAGAGCCACCAtttgagaagcaaaagaagaaaattgCTCTCATTGAAAGAGGACTATGTCCTTTTGGCAACAAGTCTGAACTGGCTGGTCAGTTCGGCTACAGCGCCGttgtcatcttcgataatGATCCCAAGGCAGAAGGCGGTTTACATGGTACTCTAAATTCAATTTCCAAGCATAGCGTCTCGACGATTGGTGTTACTCACGAGACGGGTAAAAAACTGATCGAGCGTATCTTGCTGAACAAGCACTACTTCCTGGAATTTGCCATGGATTCCTatgtgaagaagatcaagactAAGAACATTATTGCAGACACTAAGCACGGTGACGAAGACAACATAGTCGCTTTGGGTGCTCATTCAGATTCTGTAGAAGAGGGGCCTGGTCTGAATGACGACGGTTCCGGGACCATTTCTCTCTTGAACGTCGCCAAACAGTTGACTCATTTCAAGATTAACAACAAAGTCCGTTTCGCATGGTGGTCCGCTGAGGAAGAGGGTTTGTTGGGTTCAACTTACTACGCTAACAATTTGACTAAAGAGGAAAACCTGAAGATCAGGGTTTTCATGGACTATGATATGATGGCATCTCCAAACTATGAATACGAAGTTTACGATGCTAACAATAAAGATGATCCAAAGGGTTcagaagaattgaagaacttgtACATCGATTACTATAAATCCAAAAATCTAACTTACACTTTGGTCCCATTTGACGGAAGATCTGACTACGTCGGATTTATTGAAAATGGTATCCCAGCGGGCGGTATTGCTACTGGtgctgagaagaagaatgtCAACAACGGTAAAGTGTTGGATAAGTGCTACCACAGTCTCTGTGATGATATTAGCAATCTAGCCTGGGATGCCTTCTTGGTCAACACTCAGTTGATCGCTCATTCCGTTGCGACGTATGCAAATTCTTTCGAAGGATTCCCTGAAAGGGATAATGCAACCGTCAAGACTGAGGTTGTGGGCGGTGAGCCTAGATTCAAGTACAGAGCAGACTACTTGATCGTCTGA